ATGAAATAGATAAACGCGCACGCATCCTCGAGAGGCTTCACAAGGAAGGAATTAAGAATTTCTATGAATTCTTCGATACCACTGCAAAGATTACAAAACACGGTATGTTGAAGGTTGACTTCTGATTTGCAGGTGATCATATGGACAAGCCAGATGTGAAAGAAATGCTGGGAAACGGAAAGCTCTTTAAGTCGGCTTCCAACCAGCTTGGCCGCAGATATCGTCGTTACAAGCGTGAGCTTTACATGAGTAATGATCTGCTTTTTTCACTTACATACATGGCTTCCATATCAACTGCAAATGTGAGCAGGGATAAGATATTCGAAAATGTTTCTGAAAAGAAGGAATACTGCCCGAGTCACTATTTCAGGAACGTTAAGGATCTTTCCCAGAATTGGCATTACGATTATGCAGGAGCATGTGAACTTGTTTCCCGAAAGGTAACCAATGACAGGCTGGAGGAGCTCTTCAACAGGTTCTCAAATGCAATTTCTGCGGGTGAACCGGATACCGATTTCCTTCGCAAGGAATGGAAATTGTACAAAACAAAAAGGAAGGATGAATTCGAGAGACAGCTTGAAACCACAAAAGAGTGGTCAAATGCATACACGGCATTGCTTGTGTCAACATCCCTTGTATCCATCATCGTCCTGCTTTCCGTTATTATCTACAGTGTCGGGGATCCGAAGGAAACATTGTATGGTACGGCATTTGCAATATCTCTCATGTCATTTTCCGGTGTAGGGATGCTTTTCAAAGGGGTTCCTGTGGATTCGACGGTTCATAATCTGCCGATAAAATCCGAGGAACAGGTTTTCATCAAGAAATGGTTTAAAATTACGCTTTTATTGGCTGCTATGGTAGTCGTACTCCTTACGCTGATTCCTGCATTTTTTGCTCCAAATGCTGAATTTCCCATTGATATCAAAGGGGTTGGTATGGTTCTGGCAGGATTGATAATGGTTCCTGTGGGAATCATGGCCCACCGGGATATTACCAAGGTGAACAAGAGAGATGAGAGCTATACAACCTTCATCCAGAGTCTCGGATCCATTGTAAGTGGTTCCGGATTGACAATTCCCGCCGCACTGACTAAAATTGATCCTAAGAATCTTGGAGAGCTCAAAGGTATAAGCAAGGAGCTATACAAGAAACTTGCTTCAGGCCTTGATCCTCGCCTTAGCTGGGATAGGTTCATCGGGGAATCCGGAAGCTATCTGATTCATAAGCTAACAAGTGTTTTTGTTGACTCAGTTGATCTGGGTGGAGATGCAGAGACGGTTGGTGAGCTTGTAAGTTCAGCTAACCTTGAAATTGTGCTTTTGAGGATGAAAAGGGATCGTATTTCCTCAGCGTTTACATTCCTCGTTGTACCTCTGCACATTGCGATGGTTTCCCTTCTTCTCTTTATAGGACAGATTCTGACAATTTTCACAACCGTTATTTCAAACCTGTTTGAACAGTTTGATATTAATGGTCAACAAATGAATAGTATTCCCGGAGGTGTGGGAGGTATGAACCTGGGCATATTCGGGGGAGTTCCAGTTGAATTATTGGGACAATATGTTGTGGTTGTAATAATTGTCCTTTCGCTGGCAAATATTTTTGCGGTAAATATTGTAAAGGGAGGTCCAATTTACCTTAATGTATTCTACGGGGCAATATTTTTCATACTTTCCGGAATAATGATGATTATCGTACCACCATTGGTTGATTCGATTTTCGCATTTGACATGATATTCGAAGGAGGTGTCTGAACGTGGTCTTAGAGTTAAGTTCCATAATACTGATAGGAATTATTTTTGCAGCTTTGGCTATAGGTATTTTCTACTACAAGAAACGAAACTCCGATTCAGAGGCCCAGGGTGAGGCTTTAAGCGAGGTTTCAGATGAATCTTCAAATAATACTGATAAGGCGAAGAAAATAAAACTGACACTTCCTCAGGTAGACACTGAGAAAATCCAGACAATTTTAGGCATTCTGAAAGAAAAAATGAAGTCACTGAATCTAACTTCACCTCCCAATCTCACAAACTTCGGAGGCCCGGCTAAAGAAGCAGCACCTGTAGCTGCTCCAGAAGCTGCTCCCACAGTAGAAATGAGCGGTGAAGGGGGTTTGAATCTGGATGATATCCTTGAGGCCAAGCAAAGTGAACTGGATTTTGGAGATGATATACTTTCCGAAATGGCAACTGCAAGCAGTATAACTCCTGATGACGCAGGTTTTGCCCCAATTGAAGAAGCTCCAGCTCCTTCCATGGATGCGGGTGCATCCTTAGATAGTGATTTTGAAATTGATTCCGATGATTTTGGATTTGGATTTGAGCCAGGGGATGTAGACCCTTCCGATGACATGTCATTTGGAGACATACCTTCTCCGGATTTGTCTTTTGACGGGATGTCTTCCGACGATATGCTGTCTGATGATCTAAGTTCTGCTGCACTTCCTTCAGAGGGCTCATTTTCTGATGGCTTTGGTTCATCTGCAATTAAAGTCGATAGTGTTCCAGGAGGGGGCTTGAGTTCTCCGGTTGCTCCTCCGGACAGTTTGCCCTCCGCAGATCAGGGCTCAGATGATATTTCTCTTGATGGTGCATTTTCCGATGATGATATGTCGTTTGGGGACATGTCATTCGGAGATGATCTTGGCGGGGATTTGGGAGGAGATCTTGGAGGTCTTGACTTTGGAAGTCCCGATTCACCTTCTTCAGATGAGGATATGGATGGATTCGGATTCAATGCTGATGATGTGCAAGTTGCTTTCGGAGATGGCAGCGATAACCTGATTGAATCGCTGAAAAGTGAAGTCCGTGTTGTGGAAGAGGAAGGCATTAACTTTATGGATGCTCTGGAGGGTGAGGACATTAGTATCGGAACCATAAAGAGCGAACTTGAAGACATCCAGACAAGATTGAAAAGGGTTCAGGATTTCCAGCAATAACTTTCCAGAGAATCAATTAAAAAAGAAGGTTGCTTTCTCTAGCGATTATACTAAATGAATAGTTTAGGCTTTTTTGACAATTATTATTGTGTCCTGTTGGATCAAAACTGTTAAACAGGCACGAAAGAAAATTAAGGAAAAGTGTGAGTTTTGAATTCTCAGGCTTTTGCATAAACCTTGTCCCTTAAACTCACGGGTGTAAATAGATCTCTTACTTCAGGAGGCATAGTTTCGGATTTGCCAATGATAAGATATCCGCCATTTGAAAGGGATTCATGGAAGTTGGTGAACATTTTAATTTTCTGCTCTTCGGTGAAATATATCATTACATTCCTGCAGAATACAACATCAAAATGCCTTGAAACAGGTGAATCTCCGGTTAAATCATGTTTTCTGAACCTTATGGTAAGGTTTTGGAGTTTCTTTTTCCTGAAATTTCCCTCAAAGGGATCAAAGTATTTTTCTACAAGTTTTTCATCAACATTTTGAAGCTGTTTTTCACCATATACGCCTTCAGACGCGCTTTTCAGGCAATTATCGTCGATATCGGTAGCATAAATTGATACATTCCAGTCTTCAGGGAAAAATTCTTTTGCACAGATTGAAATTGAGTGCGGCTCTTCCCCATAGGAGCAACCAGCGCTCCAGAATCGGACAAGCTTGCTGTTTGCATGCGCTTTCCTTTCCATTACATTTGGAAGTAAGTTTTTCTGGAAATACACAAATGGCGTCTTATCCCGCATAAATTCTGTTACGTTAACTGTCAGGTGGGTTAAGAGTTCCTGAAACTCCTCGGGATCTTCTTCGATGATCCTTTTGTATTCTGAGTAATCGGATACATTGACAATCTTCATCCTCAGATCAATTCTCCTCTGGAGATAGCTTTCCCGGTATCCTCCAAGATCTATGCCTGATTGCTTAGAAATCGTATTCATCAGGAGCTTAAAGTCACCTGTATTTAGATCCATAGTACCTTTCCATTGCTGTATTTTATGATCATGCTTCCGTCGATGGCATTAAAAAGGACATTTCTTCCTATTTCGCCACCTGTATCCTGACCCACGATCTCAATCCTTTCTCTTTTCAGGGTTTCCTCTACGGATTTAATGTTACGATCACCAATTTGAAGCATTTCCAGGCTCATGTGCTTGAAAATCTGGGCACCGCCTGCAAATTTAGCTACAATTCTTCTTTTTACCGCTCCCTGTTCAATCATTTCGTCACGCATTGCACGAATTGCATTTTCAGCATGTTTTGTTTTCCCATCATTCGATGCTCCGGGAAGCAGGACGTGTGCCATTCCGCTAATTCCGGTTGAGTAATCAAAGAGGGCAACTCCAACACATGAGCCAAGGCCCATAGCTTTTAGCAGGACATTTTTGCCAATTTTGTACTCACCAATGCCGGCGGACATTTCCCCATCCAGCAAACGGGCATCTGAGTTTAGCATTGTTCCTTCAAGATGGCCTCTTGCTTCAACAAGCACGTTACATTGTGCATGACACCTATCAGAAGGACATGCTCCGCTAAGGGAACAATACGTACCTACTATCGTTTTTTGTCGGCTCATAATAACCGCATTTGCATTTGCAGTTGGTATGAATAGTATTTCGTTGGTCATAGTCCTTCCAGCATTTTCATGATATCATCAAATAGGGTCGCTTCCGGTATCAGCAGTAAATTCACCTCTGTGTTCGACTCCCCGCTCAGGGCGGTTTCGAACAGGATAATGTGATCACTGCTTTCTGCCATTGTTGAAACCATAGAGTCAACAACGGCTATCGCCATATCCATTGCATAATTTGGTGGCGACGGAAGTAAGATGATATCCATGAACTCAGCACAGGCATCACAGAAAGAGGATGAAAGAATGTTTCCTACTTCCATGACTGCAGATGAATACATTTCCGGGTCGACTTCATCTGTGCCATAAAGGGTACTTACAACACTGTTTGAGGAAGCTTCAGGGATCATAACATAAAGATATCCTGAATTTGTTCCATCGATGTCCTGAAGTGCCATCAGGACTCCAGCCACAATGTTATTACTCATATATTTGTCTATGTCTGCTATTTTCACAAGGTTTGCTTTCGGTACGGTTATATCAATTTGCTGATCCAGAAGTGTTGAAAGGGATGTAGCCGCATGACCGGCTCCAATATTCCCGAGTTCAGTTAAGACCTCCACTTCCATTTCACCAAGCGCTTCCATATTAACCATCAATATCGCCTCCAATAAGGATTGATACGTCCAGAATCGGTATCACTCTGCCATCTCCAAGAATCGTAACGCCAATGAATCCTTTGACTCTTGACAAAACGCTTCCTAGTGGCTTAATTACAATCTCCTGCTGATCGATAATCGAATCGACTATCAATCCAACTTCTTCGTTTTCTTTTTCGACAATTATTCCAACTTCTTTTTCGACCTGTTGGCCATCAATTCTGAAAATCTCCCTGAGTTTGACTGCCGGTATTAGCTTATTCCTGACATAGAGTAGGGGGTTGTCCTGAATATGCTTGTAACTCTCACTTGTGACATCCAGTGCTTCAACAACATTGGAAATAGGGATAGCGTAGATTTCCTCACCGGTTTTTACAATGAGAGATTTAATGATGGCTACAGTAGGTGGAATATCGATCCTGATTCTGGTGCTTTCTCCTTTTGTTGAGTATATTCTTACTTTTCCTCCGAGCTTTTCAACAATTGTTTTTACTGCGTCCATGCCCACGCCTCTGCCGGATATTTCTGTTGCGACATCCTTTGTTGAGAAGCCGGGTGCAAAAATGAACATTTTTATTTCGTCATCATCCATCCTTTCAAGATCGGATTCTGAGACGAGGCCCTTTTCCAGAATCTTTCTCCTGATGGTATCAAGATCAAGTCCTTTGCCGTCATCCTCAATTTCGATGATAACATTGCTTTTTTCCTGTCTTGCGGAAAGTTTTATGTGGCCGATTTCGCTTTTTCCGGCTTTAATCCTGTCTTCTGGGTCTTCGATACCATGGTCAACAGAATTACGGACAAGATGAACAAGTGGATCACTGATTTCGTCGAGAATCGTCCTGTCCAATTCAGTGTCCTGTCCAACAACTTCAAAGTCAATCTTTTTGTTGAAATTCCTGCTCAGGTCACGGACCATTCTCGGGAATTTGCTAAAGACTCTTTCAATCTTGACCATTCTCATCCTCATAACTTCGTCTTGCAGGCTTGTTATGGACTTGTCAAGATTGCCGGTTGCTTCTTCCAGTTCGGGAATATTATGTTCCTGGGAAATCTGAAGAAGGCGTCCCTTGTTTATGACAAGTTCACCAACAAGATTCATTATACTGTCAAGATTTGAGATCTGGACGCGGATTGTGTCCCGTTTTTTGTTGCTCTTTTTAGCCTTTTCTTTTGGTATACAGGCATTTGTTTTTTCTTCTTCTGAAGGTACAGCCGCATCAACAGGTTCATCCGCGTTTTCTTCTTGAGCCACCTCTTCGTTTTTCTCTGTTTTTTCGTCTGATTCCACTTCTTCAGGAGCTGGAATCACATCATCTTCAATATCTTCATCTTCATAGTTTTCAATGTCATCTTCAAGACATTCGTCTTCCAGTTCAGGACATTCTTCCTCAACTATTTCCATAGATTCGGGAATCTCATCGTCAACATCTATTTGGATAGCCTCTTCCGGAAGTTCCTCAGCTGTTTCTATCGTTTTTTCTTCTTCAGGAACCACAGCATATGAAGGTCCTGCAAAGATTTTCATTAATTTTGAAATCTGCTTCTGGAAGAATTGGGTAAATGAATTTATGATACCTGATTCTCCAGGATTAGGACTGTCTGAAGCAGCAGTTGTTGGTTCAACAGAAGTGGCTTCTTCATGGGATTCAGATACATCCTGTATGCTTTCTTCTTCTGACATGCCCCTTGTATTTTCAAGAGGTGCACTGCCATTCATTGGCTTAAGTTCGTAGCACTCGATTTCGGAAACGATGGTGACTGAGTTTTCGATTTTCTCAGCATCACCATGGAGCAAGATCTTGAATTTCCCATCAAAATCATCTTCCATCTCATCTTCATCTGGAACAACTTCTTTCACAGTGCAGAAGTCTTTCAGGTTTTCAATTATCAATAAGGCTTTTAGATCCTGCATTGGGCAGTCTTCTGAAAGCGTGATTTCAAGTGAATACCCCGGCTCATCTGACAGAATATCTTCTTCGTTTTCGGTTTCACAGATTTCTGTGTCAGATTCCAGTTCCGAGGTTTCGGATTCATCAGTAATTTCCAGTTCTTCAGGGAGAGTCTCTTCAATTGAACATTTTGGATCGCCGGTTTCCATTTTGAAGGATTCATAACTCTCCAGGAGATCTTCTATGGCGATATCGTCATTATCTTCAGATTCGATTTGCTCGACAATGGCATTAATCCTGTCAACTGTTTCCAGCATTACATCTATGAGTTCTCCACTGGTTTCAACTTCCCCGCATTTCATGCTGCTGAGGACTTCTTCCATACTGTGACACAGATGTTCAAGTGACTTATATCCCAGGAATCCGGCCATTCCTTTTATTGTGTGGACAACCCTGAAGATTTCGTCCAATGCAGAGGTATCCCCATTTTCTAGATCTACAAATCCCTGATTGAACTCTTCGAGATGTTCGTAGACTTCCTGAAGAAAATCGTTTTTGTATGCAGCCATATCAATTTCCATTACATTTCACCTCTACCATTTTTACAATTTCTTCAGAAATTCGATAGATGGGTTTTACAGTGTCGATAGCTCCGGCTTCAATAGCAGCTTTGGGCATTCCAAAAACAACGCAGGTATCTTCGCTGCATGCTACAGTTGATCCGCCTGCATCTTTGAGCATTTTTAATCCGTTTGCCCCGTCGCTTCCCATTCCGGTAAGAATGGCAGCCACCGAATTTTTCCCATAAACATCAAGCATGCTCTCGGCAGTAACGTCAACTGCAGGCATAACTGCGTTGACAGGTTTTCCTTTTGCGACTTTAATCCTGGTGACATCCATGGCTTTTCTGAGAGTCATGTGGTAACCCCCCGGTGCAATGTAAACAACACCGTTTTTCACTTTTTCATTGTTCCTTGCTTCTTTCACTTCCAGCTCAGATTCTTTATTTATCCTTTCAGCCAGCTGGGCACAGAAATTGCCTTCCGGCATATGCTGGACTACGAAAACCGGTGCAGGTAAATCTCCAGGCAGTCTGGGAATCACCTGTTCAAGGGATGATGGGCCACCGGTTGAAGAACCAATGAGAAGTCCGAGATCGAGGGTTTGTTTCCATTTTCCTCTCACAACATCTCCTTTGAAACGCTTAAGGTTCAAAAGCCGTATGATGTTTGGGTTGGAGCTGTGAATTCTTCTTATCTTGTCAACTAATTCACTCTCAGTCTCAACGATTGACTGGACGCTGTTAGGCTTTGCGATAAAATCGATTGCCCCGAATTTTAGTGCCTCTAATGCCTCCTTTGAGTCATTTTTGGTCAAGGCGCTAAACATTATGGTTGGAACAGGAGATGATTTCATTATAGTCTTAACGGCGGTAATCCCGTCCATAACGGGCATATTAACGTCCATTAAGATTATGTCAGGTTTGAGTTTCCTGGCCTTGTCGATAGCTTCCCTGCCATTTCCAGCAGATCCGACTATCTTTATATCGTCAAGATCTCCGAGCATGCCTCGGACTGCGGTTCTCATGAACGCGGAGTCGTCGACAACAAGAATTCGAATCACAGTTGCCTCGTTTTTCGCTTTTTTGTTTACATTGCCAGGACTTTCTTGATTTCTTCAATAACCTTCGGGGCCTGGAATGGTTTTATGATATATCCTTTTGCACCGAGTTTTATTGCGGTCTTGACAATTTTTTCCTGGCCGATAGCTGTGCACATAACAACTTTGGCGTTACCGTCAATGGATTTAATGTTCTTCAGGGCATCAATACCGGTCATTTCAGGCATGACGACATCCATTGTAACAATGTCCGGCTTTATCTGCTGGTACATCTCAACGGCCATCTTTCCGTTTTCTGCTTCTCCGGCGACATCAAATCCAGCTCCGAAGAGTATGTTTTTCATAAGTTTTCTCATAAACGCTGTATCATCAACAATCAGTACTTTTGGCATTTTTATCACTTCACTTTATCAACCATGGAAATTCCACTTGGTGTTAATTCGATTTCTTTTCGTATTTTGACAACATTTGCTAATCCGGCTTCCACAATCCGATCGTAGTATGCGTTAAGATCTTCTGTAGAAACTCCTATGAAATTTTCAATTGATACAGAATCCAAACCCGAGTAGATTAGAGTAAGGATTTCTTTTTCTTCCTCAGTGAGTTCAATTTCTGGTTTATGGGATTTGATCAAACGCTGGAGATAGTTGTTGACCATTTCCAATGTTGTCTCCGGGCACATAATGAGACTTGTAAGGACGCTGCCCTTTTCAACATGAGATAAGACGAGGACCATTCTCTGCTGGCCGCCAACATTTCTGACATCTTTCTCAACACTTCCCATATTTTCAAGTGGGATCCTTTCCTGTTTTTTTGGTGAAAGGAACCACAACCCTTCTTCTGTTACACTGAAATACCCTTTTTCCCACTGGACACCAGCGGAAACGACGCCTCCACTGGTTGCACGAGCCAGGAAATAAACAGCGAAACGATCAGCTTTCAGGTTGAAAGAGAGAAATCGAAAAACCTGGGCATGAAGTTTTTCCGGAGGTTTGATAATTATCTCGCCATCTTTTTTGATTTTGATTGCGCTCACGTTTTCGATTTCTACATTATCGATATCTTCTACTTCTTTCACCGGAATTCTCTTGTTTCCGATTGCAAGGGTTTCATCACCCAGCACAAGTTCTGCATCCATCCATTTGCCGTCATACAGTTTGGCTGGTGTCCTGAGGTGTATCTTCTCTGTCATCCACTCATTCCCTCTATTTCCTCTTCTGTGAACACCTTATCCAGATCCATTAGAGTCAGCAGTCCGTCATCCAGTTTACCTACGCCTGTGAGACACTTTGAATCATCTCTTGAGGTAACGATATTTGGCAAAGGATCTATGTTTTTGGATGAAAGGTATTTCACTTCGTTAACTGTGTCTACTACCATTCCAATAACTGCATTTTCATATTCAACAACGATAATCCTTGTATTTCCGTCAACTTCCTTTGGTTCCTTTCCAAAACGTTTTCGGAGATTGATTATGGTTGTAATCTGACCACGGAGGTTTACAACTCCCTCCATGAAGTCAGGTGCATTTGGTATTCTGGTAATCTTGGTTGGGCGAATGATTTCCTTTACCTGGGAGATCTCGACACCATACCTTTCTTCACCAAGGGTGAACACAATTACCTGGACCGTTTGATCCACATTTAGTATCTGATTGTGGGCTTCCATCTCAATAACCTCCTTTTGGATTCAGAAAAGTTACTGGTCCCCACTTGAAATCTTGAAGTTCTCCATGAGCATTTTATGTGTTTTCTGTGCCAGATCGTTCACATGTTTCATTGAAGTTGTCACCTGCTGGGCAGCTGCGGTCTGCTCTTCAATTGCTGCAGATGTCTCTTCACTGCTTGCAGCGTTTTCTTCTGCGGTAGATGCGACTTCACCGATATTGTTATCTATGCTCTCAATTCTCTCGAGTCCTTCAACAGATTTCTCGGTAACTTCATCCAGCATGACATTGATCTTGGCAACCATTTCAGCGATTTCTGCTGCTTTACTCAATGCGCCTTCAATATCCTTGCTTCCACCCTTTGCTTCCTGCTTGGCACGGTTGATAGCTTCAGTTACTCTTTCGGTTTCTTTCTGGACGCTTGCAACAATACCTTTGATTTCATCAGTACTCTTCCTTGATTCCTCGGCAAGTTTCCTGACTTCATCTGCAACAACAGCAAACCCACGACCGTGTTCTCCTGCTCTTGCTGCTTCAATTGCTGCATTTAGTGCAAGGAGGTTGGTCTGGTCGGCAATAGACTGGATCTTTTCACTGACAACACCGATGTTGTTTACTGCACCGTCAAGTGAAGACACAATTCCTCCAAGTTGCTCGATTTCATCCACAATTACATCAAGATCTTTCAATGCGTTGTTTCCGAGTTCCTTTGTCACTTCGCTGATCTTCACAGCTTCAGCGGAGAATTCGACTGATTTGGCGGATGAGTTGTTAAGTTCCCTGAAAATCTGCTCAGCAGTTTTCACATCAGCAGCAGAAACGTTTGCGTGCCTTGAAAGGTTCTCTGAGCCTGTAGCAATTTGTTCTGCAGCAGTTGATATCTGCTCCATTCCTGCATTCATCTGGGTAACCGCTTCTTCGGAATGGCGCACTTCTTCGGCTGTTTCATTCATTCCCTCAACAATATCCTTGAGTATACCTCTGAGTCTTTCAGTGAAAGTGTTGAATTCATCAAATGTCTTGCCAAAGTCATCGTCCTTAATTTTCTCAAGGGTGACGTCAATGTAACCTTCGCTTACTCTCCTGATTCCGGCGCCAAGATCGGCAAGGCAGTCATTTGTATAAGCAAGCATGCCTTCAATTTCTTTTTCCTTGGTTTTCAGTTCGGTCAGGTCAATCATGATGTTCAATGCACCGGCAATTTCACCATGTTTGTCCCTGATGGGGACGCAGGAAATAACAGTGTAGAGTTCATGATCTGTAAATGTCAGGTTTATTGTCTTCTCCAGATTCTGGACACTTTCCCCGGTTTCCAAGACAGTATCAACGACTGTTTTGTTGCGGCTTGCCATTAGTTCCGAGGTTGTCTTTCCAATGATAACATTTTGAGGATTACCGGCTATACACAACTCTTCAACATATTCATTGATGTATTGTACTTTTCCGGTTTTGTCTACATAAAGTGCGAGAGCCGGTGCAGGAAGACTTTCTACAATAGATCTCTTTGAGTCTTCTTCAGCTTTAACATACTTGTCAATGTTCAGAAAAACGCCATCGAGGTAGGTGTAATTTCCTTCGCCATCACTGATTAGGTGTCCTTTTTCCTCGATGTAAATGACATTACCATCTGCCCTCTTAATCCGATATTCTACGTTGTAGGGCGTGTTGTTTTTCATAGCCTCATCGATGGCAGCATCAATTTTGGCTACATCTTCCGGAATGACGATATCTGACCAGACCACTTTCTGGGTTAGGAAGTCTTCTTTTGAATATCCGCTAAGTGCAAGCACATTGTGGGTTATATAATAGATAGCCCATGACGCGTTGATATCACAGCGGAAAAGGGTT
This genomic stretch from Methanohalophilus levihalophilus harbors:
- the flaJ gene encoding archaellar assembly protein FlaJ; translation: MDKPDVKEMLGNGKLFKSASNQLGRRYRRYKRELYMSNDLLFSLTYMASISTANVSRDKIFENVSEKKEYCPSHYFRNVKDLSQNWHYDYAGACELVSRKVTNDRLEELFNRFSNAISAGEPDTDFLRKEWKLYKTKRKDEFERQLETTKEWSNAYTALLVSTSLVSIIVLLSVIIYSVGDPKETLYGTAFAISLMSFSGVGMLFKGVPVDSTVHNLPIKSEEQVFIKKWFKITLLLAAMVVVLLTLIPAFFAPNAEFPIDIKGVGMVLAGLIMVPVGIMAHRDITKVNKRDESYTTFIQSLGSIVSGSGLTIPAALTKIDPKNLGELKGISKELYKKLASGLDPRLSWDRFIGESGSYLIHKLTSVFVDSVDLGGDAETVGELVSSANLEIVLLRMKRDRISSAFTFLVVPLHIAMVSLLLFIGQILTIFTTVISNLFEQFDINGQQMNSIPGGVGGMNLGIFGGVPVELLGQYVVVVIIVLSLANIFAVNIVKGGPIYLNVFYGAIFFILSGIMMIIVPPLVDSIFAFDMIFEGGV
- a CDS encoding CheR family methyltransferase encodes the protein MDLNTGDFKLLMNTISKQSGIDLGGYRESYLQRRIDLRMKIVNVSDYSEYKRIIEEDPEEFQELLTHLTVNVTEFMRDKTPFVYFQKNLLPNVMERKAHANSKLVRFWSAGCSYGEEPHSISICAKEFFPEDWNVSIYATDIDDNCLKSASEGVYGEKQLQNVDEKLVEKYFDPFEGNFRKKKLQNLTIRFRKHDLTGDSPVSRHFDVVFCRNVMIYFTEEQKIKMFTNFHESLSNGGYLIIGKSETMPPEVRDLFTPVSLRDKVYAKA
- a CDS encoding chemotaxis protein CheD → MTNEILFIPTANANAVIMSRQKTIVGTYCSLSGACPSDRCHAQCNVLVEARGHLEGTMLNSDARLLDGEMSAGIGEYKIGKNVLLKAMGLGSCVGVALFDYSTGISGMAHVLLPGASNDGKTKHAENAIRAMRDEMIEQGAVKRRIVAKFAGGAQIFKHMSLEMLQIGDRNIKSVEETLKRERIEIVGQDTGGEIGRNVLFNAIDGSMIIKYSNGKVLWI
- a CDS encoding chemotaxis protein CheC; its protein translation is MVNMEALGEMEVEVLTELGNIGAGHAATSLSTLLDQQIDITVPKANLVKIADIDKYMSNNIVAGVLMALQDIDGTNSGYLYVMIPEASSNSVVSTLYGTDEVDPEMYSSAVMEVGNILSSSFCDACAEFMDIILLPSPPNYAMDMAIAVVDSMVSTMAESSDHIILFETALSGESNTEVNLLLIPEATLFDDIMKMLEGL
- a CDS encoding chemotaxis protein CheA, which codes for MEIDMAAYKNDFLQEVYEHLEEFNQGFVDLENGDTSALDEIFRVVHTIKGMAGFLGYKSLEHLCHSMEEVLSSMKCGEVETSGELIDVMLETVDRINAIVEQIESEDNDDIAIEDLLESYESFKMETGDPKCSIEETLPEELEITDESETSELESDTEICETENEEDILSDEPGYSLEITLSEDCPMQDLKALLIIENLKDFCTVKEVVPDEDEMEDDFDGKFKILLHGDAEKIENSVTIVSEIECYELKPMNGSAPLENTRGMSEEESIQDVSESHEEATSVEPTTAASDSPNPGESGIINSFTQFFQKQISKLMKIFAGPSYAVVPEEEKTIETAEELPEEAIQIDVDDEIPESMEIVEEECPELEDECLEDDIENYEDEDIEDDVIPAPEEVESDEKTEKNEEVAQEENADEPVDAAVPSEEEKTNACIPKEKAKKSNKKRDTIRVQISNLDSIMNLVGELVINKGRLLQISQEHNIPELEEATGNLDKSITSLQDEVMRMRMVKIERVFSKFPRMVRDLSRNFNKKIDFEVVGQDTELDRTILDEISDPLVHLVRNSVDHGIEDPEDRIKAGKSEIGHIKLSARQEKSNVIIEIEDDGKGLDLDTIRRKILEKGLVSESDLERMDDDEIKMFIFAPGFSTKDVATEISGRGVGMDAVKTIVEKLGGKVRIYSTKGESTRIRIDIPPTVAIIKSLIVKTGEEIYAIPISNVVEALDVTSESYKHIQDNPLLYVRNKLIPAVKLREIFRIDGQQVEKEVGIIVEKENEEVGLIVDSIIDQQEIVIKPLGSVLSRVKGFIGVTILGDGRVIPILDVSILIGGDIDG
- a CDS encoding protein-glutamate methylesterase/protein-glutamine glutaminase; translation: MIRILVVDDSAFMRTAVRGMLGDLDDIKIVGSAGNGREAIDKARKLKPDIILMDVNMPVMDGITAVKTIMKSSPVPTIMFSALTKNDSKEALEALKFGAIDFIAKPNSVQSIVETESELVDKIRRIHSSNPNIIRLLNLKRFKGDVVRGKWKQTLDLGLLIGSSTGGPSSLEQVIPRLPGDLPAPVFVVQHMPEGNFCAQLAERINKESELEVKEARNNEKVKNGVVYIAPGGYHMTLRKAMDVTRIKVAKGKPVNAVMPAVDVTAESMLDVYGKNSVAAILTGMGSDGANGLKMLKDAGGSTVACSEDTCVVFGMPKAAIEAGAIDTVKPIYRISEEIVKMVEVKCNGN
- a CDS encoding response regulator, producing MPKVLIVDDTAFMRKLMKNILFGAGFDVAGEAENGKMAVEMYQQIKPDIVTMDVVMPEMTGIDALKNIKSIDGNAKVVMCTAIGQEKIVKTAIKLGAKGYIIKPFQAPKVIEEIKKVLAM
- a CDS encoding CheF family chemotaxis protein; this translates as MTEKIHLRTPAKLYDGKWMDAELVLGDETLAIGNKRIPVKEVEDIDNVEIENVSAIKIKKDGEIIIKPPEKLHAQVFRFLSFNLKADRFAVYFLARATSGGVVSAGVQWEKGYFSVTEEGLWFLSPKKQERIPLENMGSVEKDVRNVGGQQRMVLVLSHVEKGSVLTSLIMCPETTLEMVNNYLQRLIKSHKPEIELTEEEKEILTLIYSGLDSVSIENFIGVSTEDLNAYYDRIVEAGLANVVKIRKEIELTPSGISMVDKVK
- a CDS encoding chemotaxis protein CheW, which translates into the protein MEAHNQILNVDQTVQVIVFTLGEERYGVEISQVKEIIRPTKITRIPNAPDFMEGVVNLRGQITTIINLRKRFGKEPKEVDGNTRIIVVEYENAVIGMVVDTVNEVKYLSSKNIDPLPNIVTSRDDSKCLTGVGKLDDGLLTLMDLDKVFTEEEIEGMSG